Below is a genomic region from Leptotrichia shahii.
ACTCCAGCCAGAACACTTTCTCCTGGAAAATCCTCAGGAAATACATTTACCAAAATTGCTGAATTTGCATTTTCTAAATCTCTCTGTGAATAACTCATTCCATTTACGACAAGTCTGCCTTCTTCGCTTGAAGATGGTACAACTACACCACCAGGACACATACAGAAAGTATAAACTCCACGTCCATTGCTTGTCTTTACATTTAATTTATATTCTGCAGCAGGTAATTTATCAGCAAATTTTCCATATTGCGAATAATTTATCATACTTTGAAGATGCTCAATTCTGACTCCTACCGAAAAAGTTTTCCGTTCCATTGTAACATTTTCTTCGTTCAGCATAAAGAAAGTTTCTCTTGCACTATGCCCAATTGCGAGAATTACAATATTTGTTGGAATTTCATAAATTTTATTTTTATCAGAATTTTCTACATTTTCAACTAAAATACTTTTTATTTTATTATTTTTAGAATCAGATTTTTCATAATTTATTTTTGTTAATTTTGTGTTAAATCTGTATTCTCCTCCAAGGCTTTCGATTTTATGCCTGATTTTACGCATTATTTCAATTAATTTATCAGTTCCAATGTGGGGTTTGGACATATAATTTATTTTTGGATCAGCACCAGCGAGAATTAATTCATCATAAACCTTCTGAATCCGAAAATTATTTGTATTCGTGTTTAGTTTCCCGTCTGAAAATGTTCCAGCTCCGCCTTCTCCAAACTGCACATTTGAATATTTGTCAAGGTTTCCAGTTTTGAAAAAATTATATACATCTTTTTCACGTTCATCTACATTTTTTCCCTGCTCAATGATAATTGGCTTTAATCCAGCTTCAGTAAGCACAAGTCCAGCAAAAATTCCAGCAGGACCGCTTCCGACAATAACAGGACGTTTCACATTTTCATTTTCTGTAAAATTCTCAATTTTTTTCGTAGAATAAGGGTTTTTTTCAATTTTTCTCACATTTTTCACATTTTCAAATCTTTTCTTTTCCGTTTCCTCGTCAAACTTAAAAGAAATATCCACCGCATAAACAAATACAACATTATCTTTTTTTCTCGCATCAATTGCCTGTCCTGCAATCTCAAAACTTTTTACCTCATTCTCATTGATTTTGTAAAGTTTGTAAACTGTTTTTTTTAAATCATTTTCGCTGTGTTTTACAGGCATTTTTATATTATTTATTCTAATCATTTTTTCTCCTTATTAGTTTAGTTATTTTTAAAAGTTTGGGACATTGTTTTTCATTTAATATAGTAATTTTGCTATAAATCCATTTTAGCAAGGGAGTAAAATTTTGTTGTTATCAAGTAAATAAAATACTAAAATTTATATTTATAGTAACATTTTATACTATTCCCCGTTTAAATAGCGAATTTTTAATAAATTTTGAATTACATACTATTGTTAGTAAAGAATTAAAACTTTTGTTCTTAACATAGTTCCTATTTTATAATGGGATTTAGTATTGGATTATTTTATTTAATATCAGTTTTTACTATTTTTGTTATGTTTTTTCTTTTTTTCGCAGGATTGCTCATTGCGGCAAATCCTTGTCTTGCAGTAAAGACTTATCCTAATAATTAAAACTGTGGCAAGATTGCTACGCAATACCTATGGCTAGACTACGACTTTTATTTGCTCAATTCCGAAACTTCTCCTTCCAGTCGTCAAACAGTCGTAGTTGAACAAATAAAAGCTCCGTCGGTTTATTAAAAACAAAAAATTATATTTTAATTATTTTGAAATACTAGGTTCTTATCCTTTGTTAGAAAAATTTGTAATAAATTCGTTATTTAAATGGGGTTTGGTATTAAATTATACAGTTGTTTTTTTAAAGATTTTTTCCTAAAAAATATCCAGATGTCCAAGCCCATTGTAAATTAAATCCACCACACTCACCATAAACATCTAGTATTTCACCAGCAAAATATAAATTTTTAACTTTTTTTGATTTCAAATTTTCCAGATTTACTTCACTTAGAGGAATACCTCCAGCGGTAACTTGAGCAGCTTTAAAGCCATTTGTATCAATAATTTTTATTCTATATTTTTTTAAAGTTGTGCAAATTTTGCGAATTTCGTTGTCTGTCAGTTCATTTATACTTTTTGATAACTTTTCTATTCCTGCCGATTTTGTCAAAAATTGTCCTAGTTTTTTGTTGACAACTCCATTAAAAAATTGTTCCATTGTAAAATCCTTTAATATTGTCCGACGTTTTTTTAAAATTTCAAAAATTTCATTATAAGTAAATTTTGGCATAAAGTCAATTTCAAATTCTACATTTTTATAAATTGGGAAAACATATGAAATATTAAAAACCACATTTCCAGAAATTCCAAAATCCGTAAACAGTAGTTCGCCGTCATAAGTACAAATTTTTATTTTCTCTCCATTTTTATTTTCTCCAAAAGCCGTAACTTCCGCATCCGACTTAATCCCTTTTAATCCTTTAATTTTTTCTTTTTCTGCCTTTAGCTGTACAATAACAGGGATTAATTTCGTAACAGTATGTCCAAAGCTCTTTGCCAGCTCATAGCCGCTCCCATTTGAACCAAGTTCAGGATACGATTTTCCACCAGTTGCAAGTACTACCTTTTTGGCAATTATCTGTCTTTTATCCTCAGAAATTATCTTAAAATTAAACATTTCCTTCTCAATTTTTGTAACATAAAAGTCTGTAATTATCTCTATTCCAAGACTTTGTGCATAAAATCGTAGTCCATCTACAATTGATGCCGCCTGTCCACTAAGTGGATAAACTTTCCCACGATTTTCCTCATTGCAAATAATTCCAACTTCATCTTCAAAAAATTTCATCGCATCCTGTGAAGTAAAACTTTCCAAAATCTTCTCAATCGGCTGCTTCGTTTTCTCAATTCCAAAATAATTTTGATTTGAAGCATTCACATTTGTTAAGTTACATCGTCCATTTCCAGTTGTCAGCACTTTTTTTAAAACTCTGTCCTTTCTCTCCAGAATGACAACATCTCTTCCATTTTTCCTTGCAGTAATCGCCGTCAGAAAACCTGAAGCGCCACCTCCAATTATCACTATTTCTCTTTTCATTTTATAATTTCATTCTCCTAAATATTTATAATAAATTTTAAAATTTTTATTAATTTCCTGCTTAAAAGTCAGTTTAAAAATAAAAACGAGCCGTGTGCTCGTTTTTTTGTATGAAAGAAGTCTAAATGTAGAGATGGGGCATCTCTATTAGACAATGTATTTATATCATATAAATGTTTTTTTGTCAATATTAAAAAAAATAAAAAATATAGGGGCAATTACTAAATAATATAATAAACACTTTTTGACTATTTTTTTGATCATTCTACTTTCAAAACTTTCCTCATTGAATATTCTCCGCCTTTCAAATAAAAGCTTAAACTGCTGCTTCAAACAGAATCTGAAAGAAAAAATATTTTTAAAAAAAGTCTTTACAAGCGAGGAAAAATCTGATATTCTAATCATAGAGGGAACCACCTTTCAATAGGATTTGGCGATTATATTGTAACTGGTTTCCTCTTTTTTGTTAATTTGAAATTTAATTAAATTTATTTGCCCCTATATTTTTTACTCTGTCAGCTCAGTAACTAAGGAAACTTTTAAATAACAATGGTGTTTTTAGCAAACTGATAAAATTTTATCAAAAATTGAATAGATTTTAAATAATATCCAAAAAAAATGAATGTATATTAAATTGAAAGGTGGATAAAATATGGATTTCAAAGATATTAAAAAAAATGAAGAAAAATCGGTTTTGGAAAAAAAAGGAATTGTGGAAAAGGATTTTTGGCGACAAAAATATCATATTCAAGGAATTGTGGGACTTATTAATGATCCAAATGGATTCTCACAGTTTAAGGGGAAGTATCATATGTTTTATCAATGGAATCCATTAGGGACAATTCATAAAAATAAAACTTGGGCTCATAGTGTAAGTAAAGATTTACTGCATTGGGAAAGATTGGAAACAGCTTTACGACCTGATACTTGGTATTCTAAGGATGGAGTTTATTCTGGAAGCGCAATTGCAGATGATGGAAAACTTTACCTGTTTTATACTGGAAATGTAAAAGATGCTGATGGAAACAGAGAATCTTACCAGTGTCTGGCAGTTTCTAGCGATGGGGAGAATTTTGAAAGATGGGAACCAAGCATTATTAATCAGCCAGATGGATATACTCGACATATAAGAGACCCGAAAATTTGGAAAAAAGATGGAAAGTTTTATGCTGTAATCGGTATTCAAAGTGAAGATTTAGAAGGAAAAGCAGTTTTATACAGTTCAGAAAATATAAAAGACTGGAAGTTTGAAGGGGAAATTGCTGGGGCAAATCATGGAAAAATTAAAGATTTTGGATTTATGTGGGAATGTCCTGACTATTTTCAGCTAAAAGATGAAAAAACTGGAGAAGTAAAGGATTTATTGGTATTTTCTCCACAAGGGCTGGAACCAGAAGGAGATTTGTACAATAATAAATATCAGACAGGATATTTATTTGGAAAACTGGATTATGAAAAACCTGAATTTGAAATCACATCAGATTTTGTGGAAATTGATAGAGGGCATGACTTTTATGCACCACAGTCAATGGAAGATGACAAAGGAAGAAGAATTATTGTAGGCTGGATGGGAGTTCCTGAAGAAGAAGACTTTCCAACTGTGAAAAATGAATGGCTTCACTGCCTGACTTTGCCAAGGGAATTAAAGGTAATTGATGGAAGACTTTATCAATTGCCGATAAAGGAAATGGAAAGCATTCGAGGAGAAAAACTTGAGTTTAATGAAAAGGTGGCTGGAGAAGTTCAAGTTGGAACTGGGACAACTTATGAATTAAAAGCTAAATTTGCTGATTTTAATTCTGATTTTGGATTGAAATTGAGAACGGGCAAAAATAGTGAAACTGTTTTAAAATTTGATTACAATGATAAGAAATTCGTATTGGACAGAACAAAGGGTGAGCAGCCTGATAAGAGATTAAGAAAAGTTTATTTGGGAGATATTTCAGAACTGGAACTTACAGTATTTGTAGATAATTCTTCTGTGGAAGTGTTTATTAATGGTGGACAGGAAGTGTTTTCATCGAGAATATTCCCAGAAAAAGGTGCACATGGTATAAGTGTATTTACAGATGGAGATGTAAGTGCAGAAATTGAAAAATGGGAATGGAAATAAAAAATTAATTAGAAAATCTAGAAGGGAAAAAATTGGTAAAAAATAAAATAACAGAAAAAAAAATGATAAGAAGCAATAATATTAAATTAGACATTATAAATATTATTGATGATATTTTGCATGAGAAAAAATATAGCAATATTCAGTTAAATTATTATTTTTCTAAAAAAAATTATGCACAAAAGGAAAAGACTTTTATTACAAATGTTATAAATACTACAATAAAAAATTTAATTTATATTGATTATTTAATTGAAAAAGGCACACGAAGTGTAAAAAAGCGAAAAATAAAGCAACTTTTGAGAATCTCAGTTGCACAGCTATTTTTTATGGAATCGGATGATGCAGGAGTGATATTTGAAGCTGGAGAAGTTGCGAAAATTATAAATGAGCATCAAGTTGGATTTGTAAATGCATCTTTACAGGCAATTTTAAAAAATAAGAAAAAGTTTGATAGCGAGATTCCAATGGATAAAAGAGAAAGTATTGCTTTATCATATCCACAATGGTTTGTGAATAAAATTAAAATTGATTTTCCAGATAATTATTTGGAAATAATGGAATCTTATAAAAAAAGAAGTTATCTATCGGTTAGATTTGATAAAAGTAAAATCACAAAAGAGAAATTTGAAAAATTATTGAAGGAAATTAATACGAAATTCTTATTTTCAATTGATGAAGTCTATTATTTATCAAATGCGAATATTTTTGATACTGAAATTTATAAAAATGGAGGAATTGTGATTCAAGATGCTTCATCTTATCTAGCTGTGAAAAATTTAAATGTGAAAGATGGAGATGTTGTGCTTGATGCTTGTGCCGCTCCAGGTGGAAAATCTCTTGGAATTTTGCAATTATTTAATCCAGAAAAATTGATTTCTACTGATATTCATGAGCATAAAGTGAAATTGTTAAATGAACTTAAAGATAAATATGGGTATAATAATTTTCAAATAAAGTTAAATAATGCAACACAAATTGAAAATTTAGGAGTTAAATTTGATAAAATATTGTTGGATATGCCATGTAGCGGACTTGGAGTGCTTAGGAAAAAGCCAGAGAAAATATATGAATTGACTTCAAATGACATAAAAACTTTGAAAAAACTTCAGAAAAAAATATTTGAAAGTGCGTATAAATGCTTAAAAAATGGCGGAGAGATCGTCTATAGCACTTGCACTTTTTCTAAAAATGAAAATACAAATAATATTCAGTATCTCTTGGAAAAATATGAGGATTTGGAAATTTTAGATTTGGAAATTCCAGAAAATGTGGAAATTGAAAAAGATGAACTTGGCGGGGTTTATATTTCATATAAAAATAAATATATGGATGGATTTTATATTGCAAAATTGAGAAAAAATTAATAGATTATATTCTGGCTTGAAACAAAAAGATTAGTTGGTTGAGCTAAAAAAATAATTGAAAGGACGTATTTGGAATGCGATTTGATCTGGATAATGATGTGAAATTCATATTGGAACAATTAAATAAAAATGGAAAAGGATTTATTGTTGGAGGAGCAATTAGGGATAAAATTCTAAATAGGGATCCAGGAGATTATGATTTTGCGACTGACATAGAATATTCAGAATTAAAAAGAATTTTTGCAGATTACAATCCAAAGGAAATGGGAGCACATTTTGGAATTCTTATGATAAAGGTCAATGGGAAAAATTATGAAATAGCAAAATTTCGTAAAGAAACAGGAATTTATAATAGCAGATATCCAAAGGAAATTAAATTTGTAAAAACAATTGAAGAAGATTTGGCAAGACGGGATTTTACGATAAATTCACTAGCTTATAGCAAACAGACTGGAATAATTGATTTGTATGGGGGAAAGCAGGATATTAGGCGGAAAGTGATAAGATTTGTCGGAAAGCCTAAATTGAGAATAGAAGAGGATGCACTTAGAATTTTGCGAGCTTTTAGATTTATTTCTAAATTAGGATTTAATTTGGATAAGAAAACAGCGGAAGCTATTTATAAAAAAAGAAAATTTTTATTAAAAATATCAAAGGAAAGGCTCTTTGATGAGCTAAGTAAAATTTTGATGGGGAATTTTGTAAAAAAGGCGTTTATTGAAATGAAAAAACTAAAAGTTCTGGAAATGCTAATTCCAGAATTTCGTTATGCATATAATTTTGATCAGAATAATCCAAATAATCCAGATGATTTATTTCATCATATAATAAAAGTTATTCATCTTTGTGATTATGATTTAATTACTAGATTTGCTGCACTTTTTCACGATTTGGGAAAAATTAATGCAAAAATTATTGATGCAAAGGGAGTTTTCCACTTTTACGGGCATGAAAAGGAAAGTACATTGATTGCTGAAGAAGAATTGAGGCAGCTTAGGGCTTCAAATGAATTTACAAATTCTGTAAAAAAAATTGTTAAAAACCACATGCTGATTTATCAGGATGTTTCAGATAAAACACTGAAAAAGTTGATTATTGAGATGGATGAAAGGAATTTGAAACGGCTATTTAATCTATTTTCTGCTGATTTAAATTCAAAAGGTATAAGAACTCGTGCAGAAAATAATGAAATTTTACAAAATTTTAGGAATAGAATTGAAAATATAAAAAAACAGGGAGAAGTACCGCAATTTAATGATTTGGATATAACAGGAATTGATTTGATAAATCTTAAGTTTAGCAATCGTGAAATTGGGGAAGTTAAAAATAGGCTGTATGAGCTTGTTCTTGAAGATAAAATTGTTAACGAGAAGGAAGAGCTGTTAAAATACATTGTGAAACACTACAATTTGAAGGGTGATTTTAAATATGAAAATTCTTGTGGAGCAATTGTTTTTAATGAGAATACAGAGAAAATTCTGCTTGTAAAAATGCACAACGGAAATTGGGGATTTCCAAAGGGACATATTGAAAATAATGAAACTAAGGAAGAAACGGCAATTCGTGAAGTTTTTGAAGAAACAAATATAAATATAAAAATTATTCCAGGCTTTGAACATTTGATAAAATATATTCCAAATGAAAAAACCATTAAAAAAGTTACAATTTTTGCGGGAATTACTCAAGATGAGGATGTTAAAATTGATGTTTCTGAAATTGAGGCTTTTCAATGGTGCACCTATGAAGAGGCTTTAAAATTGACAACTTATAAACTGCAAAAAGATGTGCTTGAAAATGCGAGGAAAGTATTTGTTAGTTCAAAAATAATAAAAAAAAGAAATTCAGAATAAAAAAATTAGGAAATAAATTGGATAGAAAATGAATAAAGAGAGAATTTTAGGATATGAAATTCATCGGAAAAAGGTAAAAAATATAAATTTACGCATAAAACCTAATCTGGAAGTTTATATTTCAGTTCCAATGAATTTGCATCGTGATTACATTGAAAATTTTATTCGTTCTAAAGAAGAATGGATAAAAAGTGTTTTGAAGAAAGTTGAGAATGTAAAGGAAAAGCAAAAAGACTTTGAAT
It encodes:
- the rsmB gene encoding 16S rRNA (cytosine(967)-C(5))-methyltransferase RsmB; the encoded protein is MVKNKITEKKMIRSNNIKLDIINIIDDILHEKKYSNIQLNYYFSKKNYAQKEKTFITNVINTTIKNLIYIDYLIEKGTRSVKKRKIKQLLRISVAQLFFMESDDAGVIFEAGEVAKIINEHQVGFVNASLQAILKNKKKFDSEIPMDKRESIALSYPQWFVNKIKIDFPDNYLEIMESYKKRSYLSVRFDKSKITKEKFEKLLKEINTKFLFSIDEVYYLSNANIFDTEIYKNGGIVIQDASSYLAVKNLNVKDGDVVLDACAAPGGKSLGILQLFNPEKLISTDIHEHKVKLLNELKDKYGYNNFQIKLNNATQIENLGVKFDKILLDMPCSGLGVLRKKPEKIYELTSNDIKTLKKLQKKIFESAYKCLKNGGEIVYSTCTFSKNENTNNIQYLLEKYEDLEILDLEIPENVEIEKDELGGVYISYKNKYMDGFYIAKLRKN
- a CDS encoding glycoside hydrolase family 32 protein; its protein translation is MDFKDIKKNEEKSVLEKKGIVEKDFWRQKYHIQGIVGLINDPNGFSQFKGKYHMFYQWNPLGTIHKNKTWAHSVSKDLLHWERLETALRPDTWYSKDGVYSGSAIADDGKLYLFYTGNVKDADGNRESYQCLAVSSDGENFERWEPSIINQPDGYTRHIRDPKIWKKDGKFYAVIGIQSEDLEGKAVLYSSENIKDWKFEGEIAGANHGKIKDFGFMWECPDYFQLKDEKTGEVKDLLVFSPQGLEPEGDLYNNKYQTGYLFGKLDYEKPEFEITSDFVEIDRGHDFYAPQSMEDDKGRRIIVGWMGVPEEEDFPTVKNEWLHCLTLPRELKVIDGRLYQLPIKEMESIRGEKLEFNEKVAGEVQVGTGTTYELKAKFADFNSDFGLKLRTGKNSETVLKFDYNDKKFVLDRTKGEQPDKRLRKVYLGDISELELTVFVDNSSVEVFINGGQEVFSSRIFPEKGAHGISVFTDGDVSAEIEKWEWK
- a CDS encoding NAD(P)/FAD-dependent oxidoreductase: MIRINNIKMPVKHSENDLKKTVYKLYKINENEVKSFEIAGQAIDARKKDNVVFVYAVDISFKFDEETEKKRFENVKNVRKIEKNPYSTKKIENFTENENVKRPVIVGSGPAGIFAGLVLTEAGLKPIIIEQGKNVDEREKDVYNFFKTGNLDKYSNVQFGEGGAGTFSDGKLNTNTNNFRIQKVYDELILAGADPKINYMSKPHIGTDKLIEIMRKIRHKIESLGGEYRFNTKLTKINYEKSDSKNNKIKSILVENVENSDKNKIYEIPTNIVILAIGHSARETFFMLNEENVTMERKTFSVGVRIEHLQSMINYSQYGKFADKLPAAEYKLNVKTSNGRGVYTFCMCPGGVVVPSSSEEGRLVVNGMSYSQRDLENANSAILVNVFPEDFPGESVLAGVEFQRKLEEKAFELGGKDYKAPIQLFGDFVNNKISTKLGKVKPSYLAGYKFANLNEIFPQFINDSIKEGITLMDKKIKGFANDDAILSGVESRSSSPVKIPRNERFFSNIEGLMPCGEGAGYAGGIMSAAVDGIKCAEYVIEYYQNNLCRQL
- a CDS encoding NUDIX domain-containing protein, giving the protein MRFDLDNDVKFILEQLNKNGKGFIVGGAIRDKILNRDPGDYDFATDIEYSELKRIFADYNPKEMGAHFGILMIKVNGKNYEIAKFRKETGIYNSRYPKEIKFVKTIEEDLARRDFTINSLAYSKQTGIIDLYGGKQDIRRKVIRFVGKPKLRIEEDALRILRAFRFISKLGFNLDKKTAEAIYKKRKFLLKISKERLFDELSKILMGNFVKKAFIEMKKLKVLEMLIPEFRYAYNFDQNNPNNPDDLFHHIIKVIHLCDYDLITRFAALFHDLGKINAKIIDAKGVFHFYGHEKESTLIAEEELRQLRASNEFTNSVKKIVKNHMLIYQDVSDKTLKKLIIEMDERNLKRLFNLFSADLNSKGIRTRAENNEILQNFRNRIENIKKQGEVPQFNDLDITGIDLINLKFSNREIGEVKNRLYELVLEDKIVNEKEELLKYIVKHYNLKGDFKYENSCGAIVFNENTEKILLVKMHNGNWGFPKGHIENNETKEETAIREVFEETNINIKIIPGFEHLIKYIPNEKTIKKVTIFAGITQDEDVKIDVSEIEAFQWCTYEEALKLTTYKLQKDVLENARKVFVSSKIIKKRNSE
- a CDS encoding BaiN/RdsA family NAD(P)/FAD-dependent oxidoreductase; protein product: MKREIVIIGGGASGFLTAITARKNGRDVVILERKDRVLKKVLTTGNGRCNLTNVNASNQNYFGIEKTKQPIEKILESFTSQDAMKFFEDEVGIICNEENRGKVYPLSGQAASIVDGLRFYAQSLGIEIITDFYVTKIEKEMFNFKIISEDKRQIIAKKVVLATGGKSYPELGSNGSGYELAKSFGHTVTKLIPVIVQLKAEKEKIKGLKGIKSDAEVTAFGENKNGEKIKICTYDGELLFTDFGISGNVVFNISYVFPIYKNVEFEIDFMPKFTYNEIFEILKKRRTILKDFTMEQFFNGVVNKKLGQFLTKSAGIEKLSKSINELTDNEIRKICTTLKKYRIKIIDTNGFKAAQVTAGGIPLSEVNLENLKSKKVKNLYFAGEILDVYGECGGFNLQWAWTSGYFLGKNL